A window from Primulina huaijiensis isolate GDHJ02 chromosome 13, ASM1229523v2, whole genome shotgun sequence encodes these proteins:
- the LOC140991353 gene encoding uncharacterized protein isoform X1: MEKICFSQDASFLVLDEHFLPCKPKRISCDDAVNDDSSSTASSHVSYDDGVVLDSEALLSWIFTGPSSGEQLASWSHAREEKAHQGLEILQLLEKESYHLQGSCDRKREHISYEEALQAVEDLYLEEGKKREHVIDFARRSYDSVLKKRREELIENDNDFTIISNRFELDAITNVLKDAESLNVNQFGFEETYSGVISHLCDRESVEEDDWRTKDYLHQVDSCIEVAIQRQKEQVSIEISKLDARIMRIVTGMRQLEVKLESVSTQDFQSVLISLVKSFMRSHLEDLAEKDATEKSDAAREAFLAELALDSKKGIGVGVDILKNVNDRTKDKKKSKESRKNKDTKATNSDEPHDRIAEEILLPSAYHDEGSVSEIDVHEIDDASRLQEEEYRRRMELEAEERKLEETLEYQRQIENEAKQKHLAEQNKFFSKISKKAETVTISYTYSENNNDDKDSIEQWTTIRKEPLMQEDGFTNISEGLSKNNANGDMLKTVLQNGDNPQDGLFSDRRSGRRGRRHKGLAKVSDGKHPPLTTEKEDNDAGQSVPGQNLVADGESGAKTLRQLQAEEDDEERFQADLKKAVRQSLDAFHAHKKPPSLSSSSTPQKEPLENSDGEIRADGACGMDSYGTGLTNDVGEYNCFLNVIIQSLWHLRRFREEFLRRSSSEHVHIGDPCVICALYGIFIALRVGSTDNRREAVAPTSLRVGLSKLYPESNFYQEGQMNDASEVLGVIFNCLHLSFTPASSVSDTASEDSNCSGSWDCSNGSCIAHSIFGMDIFERMNCYSCGVESRYLKYTSFFHNINASALRTMKVMCPDSSFDELLNLVEMNHQLACDPDAGGCGMLNYIHHILSTPPHVFTIVLGWQNTCESVEDIVATLAALSTETDISVLYRGLDPQNRHSLVSMVCYYGQHYHCFAYSRDHEQWVMYDDKTVKVIGGWNDVLTMCERGHLQPQVLLFEAVN; encoded by the exons ATGGAGAAGATATGTTTTAGCCAAGATGCATCATTTTTGGTGCTTGACGAGCATTTTCTTCCGTGCAAGCCCAAGCGCATATCTTGTGATGATGCTGTTAATGATGATTCCAGTTCGACGGCTTCCTCACATGTCAGTTATGATGATGGTGTTGTACTCGATTCAGAAGCTTTGTTATCCTGGATATTTACAGGCCCTTCAAGTGGGGAACAATTGGCATCCTGGTCTCATGCAAGAGAAGAAAAGGCTCACCAAGGCTTGGAAATTCTTCAGTTGCTTGAGAAGGAATCTTATCACCTGCAAGGCTCGTGTGACAGAAAACGCGAACACATAAGTTATGAGGAGGCACTACAGGCTGTGGAAGATCTCTATTTAGAAGAGGGAAAGAAAAGAGAGCATGTGATTGATTTTGCCCGTAGAAGTTATGACTCTGTCCTTAAGAAAAGGCGAGAAGAGCTCATTGAAAATGACAATGACTTTACCATAATCAGCAATAGATTTGAGTTGGATGCCATAACAAATGTTCTAAAAGATGCAGAATCTCTGAATGTTAATCAATTTGGTTTTGAGGAGACTTATAGTGGCGTAATATCTCATCTTTGTGACCGAGAATCTGTTGAAGAAGATGATTGGAGAACAAAAGACTATCTGCATCAGGTTGACTCTTGCATAGAAGTTGCAATACAGCGACAGAAAGAGCAAGTTTCTATTGAG ATCAGCAAATTAGATGCAAGAATTATGCGAATAGTTACGGGGATGCGACAGTTGGAGGTTAAGCTTGAGTCAGTTTCCACACAAGATTTCCAATCAGTCTTAATATCTCTAGTAAAGTCATTTATGCGG TCTCACTTGGAAGATCTGGCAGAGAAAGATGCCACAGAAAAATCTGATGCTGCCAGAGAGGCATTTCTAGCTGAACTTGCACTGGATTCAAAGAAGGGCATTGGTGTTGGtgttgatattttaaaaaatgtgaatGACAGGACGAAGGATAAGAAAAAGAGCAAGGAGAGCCGGAAGAACAAGGATACAAAG GCTACTAATTCTGATGAGCCACATGATCGGATTGCTGAAGAGAT ATTGCTTCCCAGTGCTTATCATGATGAGGGTTCAGTGTCCGAAATTGATGTTCATGAGATTGATGATGCCTCGCGACTACAGGAAGAGGAGTACAGGCGCAGAATGGAACTTGAAGCTGAGGAAAGAAAGCTTGAAGAAACTTTGGAATATCAAAGGCAAATAGAAAATGAGGCAAAACAGAAGCATCTTGCGgagcaaaataaatttttttccaaaatatctAAAAAGGCCGAAACAGTTACAATTTCCTATACTTACTCAGAGAACAATAATGATGACAAAGATTCCATCGAGCAGTGGACTACTATTCGTAAG GAGCCTTTGATGCAGGAGGATGGATTTACTAACATTTCTGAAGGTCTATCAAAGAACAATGCTAATGGGGATATGCTGAAAACTG TCTTACAAAATGGCGATAATCCACAGGATGGGTTATTTTCTGATCGCCGGTCAGGAAGGAGAGGTAGACGACACAAGGGTCTCGCTAAGGTGAGCGATGGAAAGCATCCACCACTGACTACTGAAAAAGAAGATAATGATGCTGGTCAATCAGTGCCTGGACAAAATCTTGTTGCTGATGGCG AAAGCGGGGCAAAGACATTGAGACAGCTTCAGGCAGAGGAAGATGATGAAGAAAGGTTTCAAGCTGACCTTAAAAAAGCTGTACGCCAGAGCCTTG ATGCATTCCATGCACATAAAAAACCTCCGTCACTATCAAGTTCGTCAACACCACAAAAGGAGCCGCTAGAAAACAGTGACGGTGAAATTAGGGCGGATGGTGCTTGTGGAATGGATTCTTATGGAACAGGGTTAACAAATGATGTTGGTGAATATAATTGCTTTCTCAATGTCATAATACAG TCCTTGTGGCATCTAAGACGATTCCGAGAGGAGTTTTTGCGGAGATCATCGTCAGAACATGTTCACATTGGTGACCCTTGCGTTATTTGTGCCTTATATGGAATATTCATTGCTTTGAGGGTGGGATCTACGGATAACAGAAGGGAAGCTGTTGCCCCTACCTCTTTAAGAGTCGGCTTGAGCAAGTTGTACCCAGAGAGCAATTTCTATCAGGAG GGTCAGATGAATGACGCTTCTGAAGTGCTGGGCGTGATATTCAACTGTCTTCATCTATCATTCACTCCTGCATCTAGTGTGTCTGATACAGCATCAGAAGATAGCAACTGCTCGGGATCTTGGGACTGCAGCAATGGCTCTTGCATTGCTCATTCAATATTTGGAATGGACATATTTGAGAGAATGAACTGTTACAGCTGTGGCGTAGAGTCCCGATATCTGAAGTACACATCTTTCTTTCATAATATCAACGCAAGTGCTCTCAGAACAATGAAG GTTATGTGCCCTGATAGCTCCTTTGATGAGCTTTTGAACCTGGTGGAGATGAATCACCAGTTAGCCTGTGATCCAGATGCTGGTGGTTGTGGAATGCTTAATTATATTCATCATATTCTCTCCACTCCACCACATGTTTTCACCATAG TCCTGGGTTGGCAGAATACTTGTGAGAGTGTTGAAGATATAGTAGCAACATTGGCTGCCTTATCTACTGAGACTGACATCAGTGTCCTGTACCGAGGTCTCGATCCGCAAAATAGACATTCCTTGGTATCAATG GTTTGTTACTATGGGCAACACTATCACTGTTTTGCCTACAGCCGTGATCATGAACAGTGGGTCATGTATGATGACAAAACCGTAAAG GTTATCGGTGGCTGGAATGATGTTCTTACAATGTGTGAAAGAGGACACCTCCAACCCCAAGTCCTCTTGTTTGAAGCTGTAAACTAA
- the LOC140991353 gene encoding uncharacterized protein isoform X3, with the protein MEKICFSQDASFLVLDEHFLPCKPKRISCDDAVNDDSSSTASSHVSYDDGVVLDSEALLSWIFTGPSSGEQLASWSHAREEKAHQGLEILQLLEKESYHLQGSCDRKREHISYEEALQAVEDLYLEEGKKREHVIDFARRSYDSVLKKRREELIENDNDFTIISNRFELDAITNVLKDAESLNVNQFGFEETYSGVISHLCDRESVEEDDWRTKDYLHQVDSCIEVAIQRQKEQVSIEISKLDARIMRIVTGMRQLEVKLESVSTQDFQSVLISLVKSFMRSHLEDLAEKDATEKSDAAREAFLAELALDSKKGIGVGVDILKNVNDRTKDKKKSKESRKNKDTKATNSDEPHDRIAEEILLPSAYHDEGSVSEIDVHEIDDASRLQEEEYRRRMELEAEERKLEETLEYQRQIENEAKQKHLAEQNKFFSKISKKAETVTISYTYSENNNDDKDSIEQWTTIRKEDGFTNISEGLSKNNANGDMLKTVLQNGDNPQDGLFSDRRSGRRGRRHKGLAKVSDGKHPPLTTEKEDNDAGQSVPGQNLVADGESGAKTLRQLQAEEDDEERFQADLKKAVRQSLDAFHAHKKPPSLSSSSTPQKEPLENSDGEIRADGACGMDSYGTGLTNDVGEYNCFLNVIIQSLWHLRRFREEFLRRSSSEHVHIGDPCVICALYGIFIALRVGSTDNRREAVAPTSLRVGLSKLYPESNFYQEGQMNDASEVLGVIFNCLHLSFTPASSVSDTASEDSNCSGSWDCSNGSCIAHSIFGMDIFERMNCYSCGVESRYLKYTSFFHNINASALRTMKVMCPDSSFDELLNLVEMNHQLACDPDAGGCGMLNYIHHILSTPPHVFTIVLGWQNTCESVEDIVATLAALSTETDISVLYRGLDPQNRHSLVSMVCYYGQHYHCFAYSRDHEQWVMYDDKTVKVIGGWNDVLTMCERGHLQPQVLLFEAVN; encoded by the exons ATGGAGAAGATATGTTTTAGCCAAGATGCATCATTTTTGGTGCTTGACGAGCATTTTCTTCCGTGCAAGCCCAAGCGCATATCTTGTGATGATGCTGTTAATGATGATTCCAGTTCGACGGCTTCCTCACATGTCAGTTATGATGATGGTGTTGTACTCGATTCAGAAGCTTTGTTATCCTGGATATTTACAGGCCCTTCAAGTGGGGAACAATTGGCATCCTGGTCTCATGCAAGAGAAGAAAAGGCTCACCAAGGCTTGGAAATTCTTCAGTTGCTTGAGAAGGAATCTTATCACCTGCAAGGCTCGTGTGACAGAAAACGCGAACACATAAGTTATGAGGAGGCACTACAGGCTGTGGAAGATCTCTATTTAGAAGAGGGAAAGAAAAGAGAGCATGTGATTGATTTTGCCCGTAGAAGTTATGACTCTGTCCTTAAGAAAAGGCGAGAAGAGCTCATTGAAAATGACAATGACTTTACCATAATCAGCAATAGATTTGAGTTGGATGCCATAACAAATGTTCTAAAAGATGCAGAATCTCTGAATGTTAATCAATTTGGTTTTGAGGAGACTTATAGTGGCGTAATATCTCATCTTTGTGACCGAGAATCTGTTGAAGAAGATGATTGGAGAACAAAAGACTATCTGCATCAGGTTGACTCTTGCATAGAAGTTGCAATACAGCGACAGAAAGAGCAAGTTTCTATTGAG ATCAGCAAATTAGATGCAAGAATTATGCGAATAGTTACGGGGATGCGACAGTTGGAGGTTAAGCTTGAGTCAGTTTCCACACAAGATTTCCAATCAGTCTTAATATCTCTAGTAAAGTCATTTATGCGG TCTCACTTGGAAGATCTGGCAGAGAAAGATGCCACAGAAAAATCTGATGCTGCCAGAGAGGCATTTCTAGCTGAACTTGCACTGGATTCAAAGAAGGGCATTGGTGTTGGtgttgatattttaaaaaatgtgaatGACAGGACGAAGGATAAGAAAAAGAGCAAGGAGAGCCGGAAGAACAAGGATACAAAG GCTACTAATTCTGATGAGCCACATGATCGGATTGCTGAAGAGAT ATTGCTTCCCAGTGCTTATCATGATGAGGGTTCAGTGTCCGAAATTGATGTTCATGAGATTGATGATGCCTCGCGACTACAGGAAGAGGAGTACAGGCGCAGAATGGAACTTGAAGCTGAGGAAAGAAAGCTTGAAGAAACTTTGGAATATCAAAGGCAAATAGAAAATGAGGCAAAACAGAAGCATCTTGCGgagcaaaataaatttttttccaaaatatctAAAAAGGCCGAAACAGTTACAATTTCCTATACTTACTCAGAGAACAATAATGATGACAAAGATTCCATCGAGCAGTGGACTACTATTCGTAAG GAGGATGGATTTACTAACATTTCTGAAGGTCTATCAAAGAACAATGCTAATGGGGATATGCTGAAAACTG TCTTACAAAATGGCGATAATCCACAGGATGGGTTATTTTCTGATCGCCGGTCAGGAAGGAGAGGTAGACGACACAAGGGTCTCGCTAAGGTGAGCGATGGAAAGCATCCACCACTGACTACTGAAAAAGAAGATAATGATGCTGGTCAATCAGTGCCTGGACAAAATCTTGTTGCTGATGGCG AAAGCGGGGCAAAGACATTGAGACAGCTTCAGGCAGAGGAAGATGATGAAGAAAGGTTTCAAGCTGACCTTAAAAAAGCTGTACGCCAGAGCCTTG ATGCATTCCATGCACATAAAAAACCTCCGTCACTATCAAGTTCGTCAACACCACAAAAGGAGCCGCTAGAAAACAGTGACGGTGAAATTAGGGCGGATGGTGCTTGTGGAATGGATTCTTATGGAACAGGGTTAACAAATGATGTTGGTGAATATAATTGCTTTCTCAATGTCATAATACAG TCCTTGTGGCATCTAAGACGATTCCGAGAGGAGTTTTTGCGGAGATCATCGTCAGAACATGTTCACATTGGTGACCCTTGCGTTATTTGTGCCTTATATGGAATATTCATTGCTTTGAGGGTGGGATCTACGGATAACAGAAGGGAAGCTGTTGCCCCTACCTCTTTAAGAGTCGGCTTGAGCAAGTTGTACCCAGAGAGCAATTTCTATCAGGAG GGTCAGATGAATGACGCTTCTGAAGTGCTGGGCGTGATATTCAACTGTCTTCATCTATCATTCACTCCTGCATCTAGTGTGTCTGATACAGCATCAGAAGATAGCAACTGCTCGGGATCTTGGGACTGCAGCAATGGCTCTTGCATTGCTCATTCAATATTTGGAATGGACATATTTGAGAGAATGAACTGTTACAGCTGTGGCGTAGAGTCCCGATATCTGAAGTACACATCTTTCTTTCATAATATCAACGCAAGTGCTCTCAGAACAATGAAG GTTATGTGCCCTGATAGCTCCTTTGATGAGCTTTTGAACCTGGTGGAGATGAATCACCAGTTAGCCTGTGATCCAGATGCTGGTGGTTGTGGAATGCTTAATTATATTCATCATATTCTCTCCACTCCACCACATGTTTTCACCATAG TCCTGGGTTGGCAGAATACTTGTGAGAGTGTTGAAGATATAGTAGCAACATTGGCTGCCTTATCTACTGAGACTGACATCAGTGTCCTGTACCGAGGTCTCGATCCGCAAAATAGACATTCCTTGGTATCAATG GTTTGTTACTATGGGCAACACTATCACTGTTTTGCCTACAGCCGTGATCATGAACAGTGGGTCATGTATGATGACAAAACCGTAAAG GTTATCGGTGGCTGGAATGATGTTCTTACAATGTGTGAAAGAGGACACCTCCAACCCCAAGTCCTCTTGTTTGAAGCTGTAAACTAA
- the LOC140991353 gene encoding uncharacterized protein isoform X4: MEKICFSQDASFLVLDEHFLPCKPKRISCDDAVNDDSSSTASSHVSYDDGVVLDSEALLSWIFTGPSSGEQLASWSHAREEKAHQGLEILQLLEKESYHLQGSCDRKREHISYEEALQAVEDLYLEEGKKREHVIDFARRSYDSVLKKRREELIENDNDFTIISNRFELDAITNVLKDAESLNVNQFGFEETYSGVISHLCDRESVEEDDWRTKDYLHQVDSCIEVAIQRQKEQVSIEISKLDARIMRIVTGMRQLEVKLESVSTQDFQSVLISLVKSFMRSHLEDLAEKDATEKSDAAREAFLAELALDSKKGIGVGVDILKNVNDRTKDKKKSKESRKNKDTKATNSDEPHDRIAEEILLPSAYHDEGSVSEIDVHEIDDASRLQEEEYRRRMELEAEERKLEETLEYQRQIENEAKQKHLAEQNKFFSKISKKAETVTISYTYSENNNDDKDSIEQWTTIRKEPLMQEDGFTNISEGLSKNNANGDMLKTVLQNGDNPQDGLFSDRRSGRRGRRHKGLAKVSDGKHPPLTTEKEDNDAGQSVPGQNLVADGESGAKTLRQLQAEEDDEERFQADLKKAVRQSLDAFHAHKKPPSLSSSSTPQKEPLENSDGEIRADGACGMDSYGTGLTNDVGEYNCFLNVIIQSLWHLRRFREEFLRRSSSEHVHIGDPCVICALYGIFIALRVGSTDNRREAVAPTSLRVGLSKLYPESNFYQEGQMNDASEVLGVIFNCLHLSFTPASSVSDTASEDSNCSGSWDCSNGSCIAHSIFGMDIFERMNCYSCGVESRYLKYTSFFHNINASALRTMKACPFRPKCCNNAYGACGYVP, from the exons ATGGAGAAGATATGTTTTAGCCAAGATGCATCATTTTTGGTGCTTGACGAGCATTTTCTTCCGTGCAAGCCCAAGCGCATATCTTGTGATGATGCTGTTAATGATGATTCCAGTTCGACGGCTTCCTCACATGTCAGTTATGATGATGGTGTTGTACTCGATTCAGAAGCTTTGTTATCCTGGATATTTACAGGCCCTTCAAGTGGGGAACAATTGGCATCCTGGTCTCATGCAAGAGAAGAAAAGGCTCACCAAGGCTTGGAAATTCTTCAGTTGCTTGAGAAGGAATCTTATCACCTGCAAGGCTCGTGTGACAGAAAACGCGAACACATAAGTTATGAGGAGGCACTACAGGCTGTGGAAGATCTCTATTTAGAAGAGGGAAAGAAAAGAGAGCATGTGATTGATTTTGCCCGTAGAAGTTATGACTCTGTCCTTAAGAAAAGGCGAGAAGAGCTCATTGAAAATGACAATGACTTTACCATAATCAGCAATAGATTTGAGTTGGATGCCATAACAAATGTTCTAAAAGATGCAGAATCTCTGAATGTTAATCAATTTGGTTTTGAGGAGACTTATAGTGGCGTAATATCTCATCTTTGTGACCGAGAATCTGTTGAAGAAGATGATTGGAGAACAAAAGACTATCTGCATCAGGTTGACTCTTGCATAGAAGTTGCAATACAGCGACAGAAAGAGCAAGTTTCTATTGAG ATCAGCAAATTAGATGCAAGAATTATGCGAATAGTTACGGGGATGCGACAGTTGGAGGTTAAGCTTGAGTCAGTTTCCACACAAGATTTCCAATCAGTCTTAATATCTCTAGTAAAGTCATTTATGCGG TCTCACTTGGAAGATCTGGCAGAGAAAGATGCCACAGAAAAATCTGATGCTGCCAGAGAGGCATTTCTAGCTGAACTTGCACTGGATTCAAAGAAGGGCATTGGTGTTGGtgttgatattttaaaaaatgtgaatGACAGGACGAAGGATAAGAAAAAGAGCAAGGAGAGCCGGAAGAACAAGGATACAAAG GCTACTAATTCTGATGAGCCACATGATCGGATTGCTGAAGAGAT ATTGCTTCCCAGTGCTTATCATGATGAGGGTTCAGTGTCCGAAATTGATGTTCATGAGATTGATGATGCCTCGCGACTACAGGAAGAGGAGTACAGGCGCAGAATGGAACTTGAAGCTGAGGAAAGAAAGCTTGAAGAAACTTTGGAATATCAAAGGCAAATAGAAAATGAGGCAAAACAGAAGCATCTTGCGgagcaaaataaatttttttccaaaatatctAAAAAGGCCGAAACAGTTACAATTTCCTATACTTACTCAGAGAACAATAATGATGACAAAGATTCCATCGAGCAGTGGACTACTATTCGTAAG GAGCCTTTGATGCAGGAGGATGGATTTACTAACATTTCTGAAGGTCTATCAAAGAACAATGCTAATGGGGATATGCTGAAAACTG TCTTACAAAATGGCGATAATCCACAGGATGGGTTATTTTCTGATCGCCGGTCAGGAAGGAGAGGTAGACGACACAAGGGTCTCGCTAAGGTGAGCGATGGAAAGCATCCACCACTGACTACTGAAAAAGAAGATAATGATGCTGGTCAATCAGTGCCTGGACAAAATCTTGTTGCTGATGGCG AAAGCGGGGCAAAGACATTGAGACAGCTTCAGGCAGAGGAAGATGATGAAGAAAGGTTTCAAGCTGACCTTAAAAAAGCTGTACGCCAGAGCCTTG ATGCATTCCATGCACATAAAAAACCTCCGTCACTATCAAGTTCGTCAACACCACAAAAGGAGCCGCTAGAAAACAGTGACGGTGAAATTAGGGCGGATGGTGCTTGTGGAATGGATTCTTATGGAACAGGGTTAACAAATGATGTTGGTGAATATAATTGCTTTCTCAATGTCATAATACAG TCCTTGTGGCATCTAAGACGATTCCGAGAGGAGTTTTTGCGGAGATCATCGTCAGAACATGTTCACATTGGTGACCCTTGCGTTATTTGTGCCTTATATGGAATATTCATTGCTTTGAGGGTGGGATCTACGGATAACAGAAGGGAAGCTGTTGCCCCTACCTCTTTAAGAGTCGGCTTGAGCAAGTTGTACCCAGAGAGCAATTTCTATCAGGAG GGTCAGATGAATGACGCTTCTGAAGTGCTGGGCGTGATATTCAACTGTCTTCATCTATCATTCACTCCTGCATCTAGTGTGTCTGATACAGCATCAGAAGATAGCAACTGCTCGGGATCTTGGGACTGCAGCAATGGCTCTTGCATTGCTCATTCAATATTTGGAATGGACATATTTGAGAGAATGAACTGTTACAGCTGTGGCGTAGAGTCCCGATATCTGAAGTACACATCTTTCTTTCATAATATCAACGCAAGTGCTCTCAGAACAATGAAGGCATGTCCTTTTAGACCTAAGTGTTGTAATAATGCTTACGGTGCTTGTG GTTATGTGCCCTGA